From the genome of Hippopotamus amphibius kiboko isolate mHipAmp2 unplaced genomic scaffold, mHipAmp2.hap2 H_1, whole genome shotgun sequence:
gaaagaaaccactgGATATCCCTGGCaatccagcagttaagactctgcacttccaatgcagttccctgatccctggtcagggaactaagatcccacatgcctctcggtatggtaaaaaataaaagaaagaaagagaggaaggaaggaaggaaggaagggagggagggagggagggagggaggaagggaggaaggaagggagagagagagaaaaaaagaaaaaccactgaactgaatGATTTGAAGGCCCTTTGCCAGAAGATCCCACTCCACTCTGCTGAGAACTGTTCCAGACAGACATTGCCAGAGTCCTGTTGGAGCAGAAGGTGACCTCCCACTCATTCTTGTCACGAGACCAGTTGCAGGACTGGAGATCGCTGCTAGTGCTGACATGCCTCCTTCCCAGACTTCTTGGGGTAGATTGTTaactcctttcctcttttccctgttTTGTGCTAATTCTGTGCAATAAACCAAATGATTCTCAATTTAAGTATTGTCTACTTTGGGTATATTTCCAATCCCATTATTCTTACCTGGCCTTACTGCTGGGCCCTGCAAAAAACATCCTATCTTAAGGAGGCCTTGGTAGCTGTGCAAGTTTGTGTTGTGCTGTTTCCAGGACAGCCCAATGGGTGActactcatttgtttttttgtttgtttgtttgttttttaatggtggGAGTTTGGTTTATTAAGCTGTGCCTTAGTACAGCCGCTGGGGCTTGCGCATGGTGCTCTTAATGTACAAAGCCCAGACGTTCTGCCAATTTTTCTTGAGCAATGACACCAGAAAGTTGACAGCTAAGTGGATGTTGTACACAAGCTCATCATCTGTCATCTTCACATGGCCAACAGCCACTGCCAGACACAACACCTTTTTCATCTGGAACTTGATTGCGGATTTCACTTCATCAACTTTGGCCACCATGTTCTCATAGTGGGTCAACAAAGAAGGGAATTTGCCAGCCTTATTCAGGCCTGGGCCCAGGATTCGTGGGATCTGCTTGATCAGGGACTCTGAAGCCAAAAAGGCATCATACTTCTTGGCCAGCTTCTTGACCAGTTTCTTATTCTTGTTGAGTTTCTTCAGCGCTTCGATGTCCATGTGGGGGGTATCCACAGCCTTGGCCTCATCACAAGGCTGCTGGGCCCCCAGGACACATACGGAGAACTTGGGGCGGGGAGTAGACTTAAGCCTGACGGTGCCCGAGAAGCGTTTGTCCTTCTGAGGATCATAGTTCTTCAGGCTGATCTGAAGCTCCACCGTCTCC
Proteins encoded in this window:
- the LOC130842954 gene encoding 60S ribosomal protein L10a-like codes for the protein MSSKVSRDTLYEAGREVLHGNQRKRRKFLETVELQISLKNYDPQKDKRFSGTVRLKSTPRPKFSVCVLGAQQPCDEAKAVDTPHMDIEALKKLNKNKKLVKKLAKKYDAFLASESLIKQIPRILGPGLNKAGKFPSLLTHYENMVAKVDEVKSAIKFQMKKVLCLAVAVGHVKMTDDELVYNIHLAVNFLVSLLKKNWQNVWALYIKSTMRKPQRLY